The Pseudomonas berkeleyensis genome includes a region encoding these proteins:
- a CDS encoding flavin reductase family protein — MNASIRPVDLAKAYRLLNHGPTVLVSARYQAVDNVMAAAWCCVLDFDPPKLTVVLDKATRTRALIEGSGLFAIQVPTVAQLQLTQAVGNASLADDPAKLAHAGVQLFEMEGHDLPLVAGCSAWLVCRLIDESHNQQAYDLFIGEVIAAWADERVFRDGRWHFETADPSLRSLHHVAGGHYYAIGEALKA; from the coding sequence ATGAACGCGTCGATCCGTCCCGTCGACCTGGCCAAGGCCTACCGTCTGCTCAATCACGGCCCCACCGTGCTGGTGTCGGCTCGCTACCAGGCTGTGGATAACGTCATGGCGGCGGCCTGGTGCTGTGTGCTGGACTTCGACCCGCCGAAGCTCACCGTGGTGCTGGACAAGGCCACCCGCACCCGCGCGCTGATCGAAGGCAGTGGCCTGTTCGCCATCCAGGTGCCGACCGTGGCGCAACTGCAACTGACCCAGGCGGTGGGTAACGCCAGCCTGGCCGACGATCCGGCGAAGCTGGCCCATGCCGGCGTGCAGTTGTTCGAGATGGAAGGCCACGACCTGCCGCTGGTAGCGGGCTGTTCGGCCTGGTTGGTCTGCCGGCTGATCGATGAGTCGCACAACCAGCAGGCTTACGACCTGTTCATCGGCGAGGTGATCGCGGCCTGGGCCGACGAGCGCGTGTTCCGCGACGGTCGCTGGCATTTCGAAACGGCCGACCCGAGCCTGCGCAGCCTGCATCACGTGGCGGGCGGGCACTACTACGCGATTGGCGAGGCGCTGAAGGCCTGA
- a CDS encoding SDR family oxidoreductase — translation MSNNISGKVVVITGASSGLGEATARHLSKLGAKVVLAARRKERLEQLVDELAAAGGEAVAYTTDVARADEVKALIQGALDSFGRVDVLVNNAGYMAIAPLGDVRVEEWERMIDINIKGVLYGIAAALPVFQQQNAGHFINIASVAGIKVFSPGGTVYSGTKFAVRAISEGLRHEVGGSIRTTTIEPGAVDSELKFGSSHQQSRDFVVDFYKQAIPAESVARAIAFAIEQPADVDINEIVLRPTVQEF, via the coding sequence ATGAGCAACAACATTTCCGGCAAGGTCGTGGTCATCACTGGCGCCAGCAGCGGTCTGGGCGAAGCGACTGCGCGTCATCTGAGCAAGCTGGGCGCCAAGGTGGTGCTGGCTGCACGGCGCAAGGAGCGTCTCGAGCAACTGGTCGACGAACTGGCTGCCGCTGGCGGTGAGGCCGTGGCCTACACCACCGACGTGGCTCGCGCCGACGAGGTCAAGGCACTGATCCAGGGCGCACTGGACAGCTTCGGCCGCGTCGATGTGCTGGTCAATAATGCCGGCTATATGGCCATCGCGCCGCTGGGCGACGTGCGTGTCGAGGAGTGGGAGCGCATGATCGACATCAACATCAAGGGCGTGCTGTACGGCATCGCCGCGGCGCTGCCGGTGTTCCAGCAGCAGAACGCCGGGCACTTCATCAACATCGCCTCGGTGGCCGGGATCAAGGTGTTCAGCCCGGGCGGCACCGTCTACAGCGGCACCAAGTTCGCCGTACGGGCCATCTCCGAAGGGCTGCGTCATGAGGTCGGCGGCAGCATCCGCACCACCACCATCGAACCGGGCGCGGTGGACTCCGAGTTGAAGTTCGGCAGCTCGCACCAGCAAAGCCGCGACTTCGTCGTCGACTTCTACAAACAGGCGATACCGGCGGAATCGGTGGCACGCGCCATCGCCTTCGCCATCGAGCAGCCGGCCGACGTCGACATCAACGAGATCGTCCTGCGCCCGACCGTGCAGGAGTTCTGA
- a CDS encoding LysR family transcriptional regulator, whose protein sequence is MLNRMEMIRIFCSAADCSNFREAATRLGVSPQAVTRAIKALEEELGEILFHRNTRQVHITAFGEAYAVRARQMLEDFDALFRGHRAEAESAIAGRIGITAPQAIGKRFLVGFLQPLLKQHPQLVLNLRLEDEITDAVEAQIDIGIRVGFLRDSRYVARALAPVPLQVVATPELIAASGAPRDLDELQQRPLSVLIDRKNGRPWPWTFAHGPSLHPPTPALVCDDPEAELEAVLAGLAYGQLPAYLAQPYLENGRLQAVLTEQAPDPWQLFIYRPQQGPVPPRVRLVFDHLRACFSNPAQFPQG, encoded by the coding sequence ATGCTCAATCGCATGGAGATGATCCGCATCTTCTGCAGCGCAGCCGACTGCAGCAATTTCCGCGAAGCAGCGACTCGCCTGGGTGTTTCGCCGCAGGCGGTGACCCGCGCGATCAAGGCGCTGGAAGAGGAGCTGGGCGAGATTCTGTTTCACCGCAACACCCGCCAGGTGCACATCACTGCCTTCGGCGAGGCTTATGCGGTGCGCGCCCGGCAGATGCTGGAGGATTTCGATGCGCTGTTTCGCGGCCATCGCGCCGAGGCCGAATCGGCCATCGCCGGGCGCATCGGCATCACCGCGCCGCAGGCCATCGGCAAGCGCTTTCTGGTGGGCTTCCTGCAACCCTTGCTCAAGCAGCACCCACAACTGGTGCTGAACCTGCGCCTGGAAGACGAGATCACCGACGCGGTGGAAGCGCAGATCGATATCGGCATCCGCGTCGGCTTCCTGCGTGATAGCCGCTACGTCGCCCGCGCCCTGGCGCCGGTGCCGTTGCAGGTGGTGGCCACGCCGGAACTGATCGCCGCCAGCGGCGCGCCGCGTGACCTCGACGAGTTGCAGCAGCGGCCGCTGTCGGTGCTGATCGACCGCAAGAACGGCCGCCCCTGGCCGTGGACATTCGCCCACGGCCCCAGCCTGCATCCCCCCACGCCAGCGCTGGTGTGTGACGACCCCGAAGCCGAGCTGGAAGCCGTGCTCGCCGGCCTGGCCTACGGCCAGTTGCCCGCCTACCTGGCGCAACCGTACCTGGAGAACGGCCGCCTGCAGGCGGTGCTGACCGAGCAGGCACCCGATCCCTGGCAGTTGTTCATCTACCGCCCGCAGCAAGGCCCCGTGCCGCCAAGGGTGCGCCTGGTGTTCGATCACCTGCGCGCCTGCTTTTCCAACCCGGCACAGTTTCCCCAGGGCTGA
- a CDS encoding MFS transporter, with protein MNAAAHGQQVSPATLHKVIAASAIGNFVEWFDFAVYGFLAVTIASLFFPPGNPTLALLQTFAVFAVSFALRPLGGIVFGILGDRIGRKRVLSITVLLMAGATTLIGLLPTYASIGLFAPLLLALARCLQGFSAGGEYAGACAFVMEHAPTEQKARYGSFVPVSTFMAFACAAGLVFGMGVWLDEVQMQAWGWRVPFLIAAPLGLVGLYMRLRLDESPAFQALAAQPHPEHSPLRETLREHGGTVLCLSAFISATALSFYMFTTYLTTYMQVVGGAARPTALLASLIALFFAALLCPFVGRYSDRVGRRRTILTAGVALIVAVYPAFTLAASGTLLASALGAMLLAVGAVICGVVTAVLLSEQFPTRVRYTASAFTYNLAYTIFGGTAPLIATWLIEVTGNRMSPAYYLIAIALLALAGGLALPESSKRPLSYQR; from the coding sequence ATGAACGCCGCAGCCCACGGTCAACAGGTCAGCCCGGCCACCTTGCACAAGGTGATCGCCGCCTCGGCCATCGGTAACTTCGTCGAGTGGTTCGACTTCGCCGTCTACGGTTTCCTCGCCGTGACCATCGCCTCGCTGTTCTTCCCGCCGGGCAACCCGACCCTGGCACTGCTGCAGACCTTTGCGGTGTTCGCCGTGTCGTTCGCCCTGCGGCCGTTGGGTGGCATCGTCTTCGGTATCCTCGGCGACCGCATCGGGCGCAAGCGCGTGCTGTCGATCACCGTGCTGCTGATGGCCGGCGCCACCACGCTGATCGGCCTGCTGCCGACCTACGCCAGCATCGGCCTGTTCGCCCCGCTGCTGCTGGCCCTGGCGCGCTGCCTGCAAGGCTTCTCCGCCGGTGGCGAGTATGCCGGCGCCTGCGCCTTCGTCATGGAGCATGCGCCCACCGAGCAGAAGGCGCGCTATGGCAGCTTCGTGCCGGTCTCGACCTTCATGGCATTCGCCTGCGCCGCCGGGCTGGTGTTCGGCATGGGCGTCTGGCTGGATGAGGTACAGATGCAGGCCTGGGGGTGGCGCGTACCCTTCCTGATCGCCGCGCCGCTGGGCCTGGTCGGCCTGTACATGCGCCTGCGCCTGGACGAGTCACCGGCCTTCCAGGCCCTGGCTGCGCAACCTCACCCTGAACATTCGCCGCTGCGCGAAACCCTGCGCGAGCATGGCGGCACCGTGCTGTGCCTGTCGGCGTTCATCTCGGCGACGGCGCTGTCGTTCTATATGTTCACCACGTATCTCACCACCTACATGCAGGTGGTCGGCGGCGCGGCGCGGCCGACCGCCTTGCTGGCCAGCCTGATCGCGCTGTTCTTCGCCGCCCTGTTGTGCCCCTTCGTCGGGCGCTATTCGGATCGCGTCGGGCGCCGCCGCACCATCCTCACCGCCGGAGTGGCGTTGATCGTCGCGGTGTATCCGGCCTTCACCCTGGCTGCCTCGGGCACCCTGTTGGCTTCAGCCCTGGGCGCCATGCTGCTGGCAGTGGGTGCGGTGATCTGTGGGGTGGTAACGGCGGTGCTGCTGTCCGAGCAGTTCCCCACCCGGGTGCGCTACACCGCCTCGGCCTTCACCTACAACCTGGCCTACACCATCTTCGGCGGCACCGCGCCGCTGATCGCCACCTGGCTGATCGAGGTGACCGGCAACCGCATGTCGCCGGCCTACTACCTGATCGCCATCGCCCTGCTGGCCCTGGCCGGTGGTCTGGCGCTGCCGGAGTCCTCGAAGCGGCCGCTGAGCTACCAGCGCTGA
- a CDS encoding TonB-dependent receptor, protein MRHLSASMQVTLLSLAVSGALHAQADDTTSSQVKELGPMVVTATRSAKSIAEIAGTVYNIDREQVAEQAAAGRSTSDILGQLVPSLAPSSGTTSNYGMTMRGRTVQVMIDGVPLTGSRDGSRQLNSISPAMIERIEVISGATSIYGAGATGGLINIITRNADDETSDFSSRIGLRTPGKAARDAMAYEASQTAAFHQGAVSGFAGLSFTKQGEIRDADGDRIGPEISQTDRQDTTSFDFNGRLTWHLDDVQQLSAGVRYYNDEQDSDYGPDYGPNLNVLFSSADPSHKAVDGLQLDDQPRTRHYGANAQYLNRDLLGGQQLTAEAYYRKEKSRWFPFASRVANAATPGAIDVVMQSSTDIDVWSVRTALQKGFELAGRDLQLTYGLDHEREQDSQNAQFYDLWGAFVPSNGLNYRETYSAAMGPDVEVSKTGAFLQGDYQLTERLSLQAGVRRETIRNEVDDSIPYGEAVTAATVAGYQARTLEGGNVRHSETLFNLGAVYALTDSQQLFANFSQGFSLPDTQRMLRDVPASFVIDSSSIDSIKVNNYELGWRLGDASGLNAGVTAFYNTSDKVVQFNRDFSVSVADTDERVWGAEGNLQVPVVEGWTLGGTLAYTRGQYKDAAGNWRELNAFRVSPLKATVYSDWRFLDGYGVRLQALTVGGSDRAYDDAQSAAISPTIRATPATKIQGYTVLDLIAHAPWLGGEVGFGVYNLANRDYKTVYGQQAEATYGAISSLPAAGRTFGLSYSVQY, encoded by the coding sequence ATGAGGCATCTTTCGGCATCCATGCAGGTCACCTTGCTCAGCCTGGCGGTGAGCGGCGCGCTCCACGCGCAGGCCGACGACACCACGAGCAGCCAGGTCAAGGAGCTCGGCCCGATGGTGGTCACCGCCACCCGTTCGGCCAAGAGCATCGCCGAGATCGCCGGCACGGTGTACAACATCGACCGCGAGCAGGTTGCCGAGCAGGCTGCGGCCGGCCGTTCCACCTCCGATATCCTTGGCCAGCTTGTACCTTCTTTGGCGCCAAGCAGCGGCACCACCAGCAACTACGGCATGACCATGCGCGGGCGCACCGTGCAGGTGATGATCGACGGCGTGCCGCTGACCGGCTCGCGTGACGGTTCGCGCCAGCTCAACAGCATCAGCCCGGCGATGATCGAGCGCATCGAGGTGATCTCCGGCGCTACCAGCATCTACGGCGCCGGCGCCACCGGCGGCCTGATCAACATCATCACCCGCAATGCCGACGATGAAACCAGCGACTTCAGCAGCCGCATCGGCCTGCGTACTCCTGGCAAGGCGGCGCGTGACGCCATGGCCTACGAGGCCTCGCAGACCGCTGCCTTCCACCAGGGCGCGGTCAGCGGTTTCGCCGGCCTGAGCTTCACCAAGCAGGGCGAGATTCGCGATGCTGACGGTGATCGTATCGGCCCGGAAATCTCCCAGACCGACCGTCAGGACACCACCAGCTTCGACTTCAACGGTCGCCTGACCTGGCACCTGGACGACGTCCAGCAACTGAGCGCTGGCGTGCGCTATTACAACGACGAGCAGGACAGCGACTACGGCCCGGATTACGGCCCCAATCTCAATGTTCTGTTTAGCAGCGCCGACCCAAGTCACAAGGCCGTCGATGGCCTGCAACTCGACGACCAGCCGCGCACCCGCCACTACGGCGCCAATGCGCAGTACCTCAACCGCGACTTGCTGGGTGGCCAGCAACTGACCGCCGAAGCCTACTACCGCAAGGAAAAATCGCGCTGGTTCCCCTTCGCCAGTCGTGTGGCGAATGCAGCAACACCCGGTGCTATCGATGTTGTGATGCAGTCGAGCACTGACATCGACGTCTGGAGCGTACGCACCGCCTTGCAGAAAGGCTTCGAGCTGGCCGGGCGCGACCTGCAACTCACCTATGGCCTGGATCATGAGCGCGAGCAGGACAGCCAGAACGCTCAGTTCTACGATTTATGGGGTGCTTTCGTTCCCAGTAATGGCCTTAACTACCGCGAGACCTACAGCGCTGCGATGGGCCCGGACGTGGAAGTGAGCAAGACCGGCGCGTTCCTGCAGGGCGACTACCAGCTCACTGAGCGCCTCAGCCTGCAGGCCGGGGTGCGCCGCGAAACCATCCGCAACGAGGTGGACGATTCCATCCCCTATGGCGAGGCAGTGACCGCCGCGACCGTTGCCGGTTACCAGGCGCGCACCCTGGAAGGCGGCAACGTGCGCCACAGTGAGACCCTGTTCAACTTAGGCGCGGTGTATGCGCTGACCGACAGCCAGCAACTGTTCGCCAATTTCTCCCAGGGTTTCAGCCTGCCCGACACCCAGCGCATGCTGCGCGACGTGCCGGCCAGCTTCGTCATCGATAGCAGCAGCATCGATTCGATCAAGGTCAACAACTACGAACTGGGCTGGCGCCTGGGCGATGCCAGCGGCCTCAACGCCGGGGTGACCGCGTTCTACAACACCTCCGACAAGGTGGTGCAGTTCAACCGCGATTTCAGCGTCTCGGTGGCCGACACCGATGAGCGCGTGTGGGGCGCCGAAGGCAACTTGCAGGTGCCGGTGGTCGAGGGCTGGACGCTGGGCGGTACCCTGGCCTACACCCGTGGCCAGTACAAGGACGCCGCCGGTAACTGGCGCGAGCTGAATGCCTTCCGCGTCTCGCCGCTGAAGGCCACCGTCTACAGTGACTGGCGCTTCCTCGATGGCTATGGCGTGCGCCTGCAGGCGCTCACCGTGGGCGGCAGTGACCGCGCCTATGACGACGCTCAGTCCGCCGCGATCAGCCCGACCATCCGCGCCACTCCGGCGACCAAGATCCAGGGCTATACCGTGCTCGACCTGATCGCTCACGCGCCCTGGCTGGGCGGCGAGGTCGGTTTCGGCGTCTACAACCTGGCCAACCGCGACTACAAGACCGTCTACGGTCAGCAGGCCGAGGCCACCTACGGTGCCATCTCCAGCCTGCCGGCAGCCGGCCGCACCTTTGGCCTCAGCTACTCGGTGCAGTACTGA
- a CDS encoding MFS transporter translates to MQRPSEQVPVTRLALAVIVVLYLAHALPLYFFNVAMPAILRSQGVDLRWIGMLSLLYIPWAFKFLWAPLVDRHYLHSLGRRRTWLWLTQAALVAGILLLAMTGLEHGLLLFVLVSLWISTFAATQDIAIDGYTVESLASEDHRLGSMAQSIGVALGSMFGGAGVLWLYQVLGWQSALLTLAGLSALTMLAVARVDDRLPAQAEAAKPGFIATFKRPEIRWALLLILVYRLVEAPAMAMLTPMLVDRQWSLTQIGLLMSVAGASVGLLAAVAAARLLQGQRAATLLLRAGWLRSLAYLAVAGLLLSGLADGSPLWLGAMVLVLLAIRYLAMTSLYALFMQLCSRQQAGTDFTVLVCFELLVFFVGGSLSGFLAKGLGYETYYLLLGALSVLSVLLCKPIVRRIQAGTDNH, encoded by the coding sequence ATGCAGCGTCCGTCTGAGCAGGTGCCGGTGACCCGGCTGGCGCTGGCGGTGATCGTGGTGCTGTACTTGGCCCACGCGCTGCCGCTGTATTTCTTCAACGTGGCGATGCCGGCCATCCTGCGTAGCCAGGGTGTCGACCTGCGCTGGATCGGCATGCTCTCGCTGCTCTACATCCCCTGGGCATTCAAGTTTCTCTGGGCACCGCTGGTCGACCGGCATTATCTGCACAGCCTCGGCCGGCGTCGCACCTGGCTGTGGCTGACCCAGGCGGCGCTGGTGGCCGGCATTCTGCTGCTGGCGATGACCGGGCTGGAGCACGGCCTGCTGCTGTTCGTGCTGGTGAGCCTGTGGATATCCACCTTCGCTGCCACCCAGGACATCGCTATCGACGGTTACACCGTGGAATCGCTGGCCAGTGAGGATCATCGTCTGGGCAGCATGGCGCAGAGCATTGGCGTGGCCCTGGGCAGTATGTTCGGTGGCGCCGGCGTGCTGTGGCTGTACCAGGTGCTTGGCTGGCAGAGCGCGCTGTTGACGTTGGCCGGCCTGAGTGCCCTGACCATGCTGGCAGTCGCGCGGGTCGATGACCGCCTGCCGGCGCAGGCCGAGGCGGCCAAGCCGGGCTTCATCGCCACCTTCAAGCGCCCGGAGATCCGCTGGGCACTGCTGCTGATCCTGGTCTATCGCCTGGTCGAGGCGCCGGCCATGGCCATGCTCACGCCGATGCTGGTGGATCGCCAGTGGTCACTGACGCAGATCGGCCTGCTGATGTCGGTGGCCGGCGCCAGCGTCGGGCTGCTCGCCGCCGTGGCGGCTGCACGCCTGTTGCAGGGCCAGCGCGCGGCGACCCTGCTGCTGCGCGCCGGCTGGCTGCGCAGCCTGGCCTACCTGGCGGTCGCCGGGCTGCTGCTCAGCGGCCTGGCCGACGGCTCGCCCTTGTGGCTCGGCGCCATGGTGCTGGTGCTCCTGGCCATCCGCTACCTGGCGATGACCAGCCTCTACGCCCTGTTCATGCAGCTCTGTTCGCGGCAGCAGGCCGGCACCGATTTCACCGTGCTGGTGTGCTTCGAGTTGCTGGTGTTCTTCGTCGGTGGCTCGCTGTCGGGCTTTCTCGCCAAGGGCCTGGGTTACGAAACCTATTACCTGCTGCTGGGTGCGCTTTCAGTGCTCAGCGTCCTGCTTTGCAAACCTATCGTCCGGCGCATCCAGGCCGGCACAGACAATCATTGA
- a CDS encoding helix-turn-helix transcriptional regulator — protein MTLFTCGQLSDVAHTLGGNLHFQRELPGEQPVLDGEQQVQVLSEGLVLYFSHSRDLVDASSYNRLAPGITAAFLLQGEAEVSLPRQRLHFDARPGGQRAMLVNLTDSDQFQRHWRSGREETKVCLSITPDWLQQFALGSQLRSDTLLRFSRNHWHSLPWQPSADILQRAHQLLERDATLPPLLQRLQRESFALDLACDILRGIDTPQEKRLGSHLERCLARLEEWLDSGEADALSIADMARRLGTNPVDLQNAFRSRNGTTIAAYLRRQRLARAYQAMRQQGLSVEEAASLAGYEHLSSFSAAFKREYGFPPSQARR, from the coding sequence ATGACCCTCTTCACCTGCGGCCAGCTCAGCGATGTCGCCCACACCCTGGGCGGTAACCTGCATTTCCAGCGCGAGCTGCCGGGCGAACAGCCGGTGCTCGATGGCGAGCAACAGGTGCAGGTACTGAGCGAGGGGCTGGTGCTGTACTTCAGCCACAGCCGCGACCTGGTCGACGCCAGCAGCTACAACCGCCTGGCACCAGGCATCACCGCCGCCTTCCTGCTGCAAGGCGAAGCCGAAGTCAGCCTGCCGCGCCAGCGCCTGCACTTCGACGCGCGCCCAGGTGGCCAGCGCGCCATGCTGGTCAACCTGACCGATAGCGATCAGTTCCAGCGCCACTGGCGCAGCGGCCGCGAAGAAACCAAGGTGTGCCTGAGCATCACCCCGGACTGGCTGCAGCAGTTCGCCCTCGGCAGCCAATTGCGCAGCGACACCCTGCTGCGCTTCAGCCGCAACCACTGGCACAGCTTGCCCTGGCAACCCTCGGCGGACATCCTCCAGCGCGCCCACCAGTTGCTCGAACGTGACGCGACCCTGCCGCCGCTGCTGCAGCGCCTGCAACGCGAGAGCTTTGCCCTGGATCTGGCCTGCGACATCCTGCGCGGCATCGACACGCCCCAGGAGAAACGCCTCGGCAGCCACCTCGAACGCTGCCTGGCGCGCCTCGAGGAGTGGCTCGACAGCGGCGAGGCAGACGCCCTGAGCATCGCCGACATGGCCCGCCGGCTCGGCACCAACCCGGTCGACCTGCAGAACGCCTTTCGCAGCCGCAACGGCACCACCATCGCCGCCTACCTGCGCCGCCAGCGCCTGGCACGTGCCTACCAGGCCATGCGCCAACAGGGTCTGTCGGTGGAAGAAGCCGCCAGCCTGGCCGGTTACGAGCACCTCAGCAGCTTCAGCGCCGCCTTCAAGCGCGAGTATGGTTTTCCACCGTCGCAGGCACGGCGCTGA
- a CDS encoding carboxymuconolactone decarboxylase family protein produces MNTMSQRLDYFALSPKASGKYAEFSMLLTRSPFLAPLAHLVMLRASQINGCAFCVDMHVKEAKIHGDRELRLHHVAVWRESPLFSAQERAALEWTEALTQLSAHGVSDAIYASVREQFSEQELSELSFLVIAINGWNRLNVAFRTVPGSADKQFGLDKAGLA; encoded by the coding sequence ATGAACACCATGAGCCAGCGCCTCGATTACTTCGCACTCTCCCCCAAGGCTTCCGGCAAATACGCCGAGTTTTCCATGCTGCTGACCCGCAGCCCCTTTCTTGCGCCGCTGGCCCACCTGGTCATGTTGCGCGCCTCGCAGATCAACGGCTGCGCCTTCTGCGTCGACATGCATGTGAAAGAAGCGAAGATCCATGGCGATCGTGAGCTGCGCTTGCACCATGTCGCCGTGTGGCGTGAATCGCCGCTGTTCTCCGCACAGGAGCGCGCCGCGCTGGAATGGACGGAAGCCCTGACCCAGCTGTCAGCGCACGGCGTCTCCGATGCCATCTACGCCAGCGTGCGTGAACAGTTCTCCGAGCAGGAACTGTCGGAGCTGAGCTTTCTGGTGATAGCCATCAACGGCTGGAACCGCCTCAACGTAGCGTTCCGCACCGTGCCAGGTTCTGCCGACAAGCAGTTCGGTCTGGACAAGGCGGGCCTGGCCTGA
- a CDS encoding TonB-dependent receptor family protein produces the protein MLPLPLSRQPARLTLLALACLSSHSAFAEEPVQLDSLQVSGVQMSEVEAAREELKRVPGATNVVDMAKVEQGRVAGVADVLAYQPGVYAQSPGNEGVKISVRGSGINRGPGSHASGTHIMLDGLPLTGPGGTPYELLEPLWISRAEVLRGANGFDRGSLALGGAIDYITHTGYTAPKLQLRYEAGSRGYQKRSIASGQVLGDFDYYLALTDSETDGYQDHSSGKGKGIAGNFGYRINENLETRFYLRYRETEHDIPGRLTKAQIEHDPRAAAANNLRIDAYRDQPGSTWITNKTTWQIDDDSTLVAGLAYHHYPMDFAETAYRDSAYRIRVDYSDVSATLNYTRRHTLFGLDSTTTIGFRNTTSLPSSKSRENATLPMTVDGTVYPAGTLMRAYEHLGSDSVLHFSNELQLAPDLWLTSGLALIHTRREVQVTWPANDDKLDESTWDYAPRIGLRYQLNPEVQLYGNISRSVEPPHAWSMIWGSPRRFNAPDQPYNARQRAPVSLDNQTATTFELGARGDSVIGEWDLAYYYSQVRHELLTVEIENNVFAESNASPTVHQGIEAGLTSPLWQGGAAGALALRQAYTFSDFHYRDDDEFGDKRLPGLPRHYYQAELRYDHPSGFYAGLNTQYASKVAVDYANSYYADAYATFGATLGYASPKDDWQAWLDLRNLTDKRYAATVTPGYNDNGADVARSTPGEGFGVYTGVSWSWL, from the coding sequence ATGCTGCCCCTGCCGCTTTCCCGCCAACCTGCCCGCCTCACCTTGCTCGCACTCGCCTGCCTGAGTAGCCACAGCGCCTTTGCCGAAGAGCCCGTGCAGCTCGATTCGCTGCAGGTCAGCGGCGTGCAGATGAGCGAAGTGGAGGCCGCGCGCGAAGAGCTCAAGCGCGTGCCGGGCGCGACCAATGTGGTAGATATGGCCAAGGTCGAGCAGGGCCGCGTGGCCGGCGTCGCCGATGTGCTGGCCTACCAGCCCGGCGTCTACGCCCAGTCGCCCGGCAACGAAGGGGTGAAGATCAGCGTGCGCGGCTCAGGCATCAACCGCGGCCCCGGCTCGCATGCTTCCGGCACCCATATCATGCTCGACGGCCTGCCACTGACCGGCCCCGGCGGCACACCCTACGAACTGCTGGAACCGCTGTGGATAAGTCGCGCCGAGGTGCTGCGTGGCGCCAACGGCTTCGACCGTGGTTCGCTGGCCCTGGGCGGCGCCATCGACTACATCACCCACACCGGCTACACCGCGCCCAAGCTGCAACTGCGCTACGAAGCGGGCAGCCGCGGCTACCAGAAGCGCAGCATCGCCTCCGGCCAGGTGCTGGGCGATTTCGACTATTACCTCGCCCTCACCGACAGCGAAACCGACGGCTATCAGGATCACTCCTCGGGCAAAGGCAAAGGCATCGCCGGCAACTTCGGCTACCGGATCAACGAGAATCTGGAGACGCGCTTTTACCTGCGCTACCGCGAGACCGAGCATGATATTCCTGGCCGTCTGACCAAAGCGCAGATCGAGCATGACCCGCGCGCCGCAGCCGCCAACAACCTGCGCATCGACGCCTACCGCGACCAACCCGGCAGCACCTGGATCACCAACAAGACCACCTGGCAGATCGATGACGACTCCACCCTGGTGGCAGGCCTTGCCTACCACCACTACCCGATGGACTTCGCCGAAACCGCCTACCGCGACAGCGCCTATCGCATTCGCGTGGACTACAGCGATGTTAGCGCGACGCTGAACTATACCCGCCGACACACCCTGTTCGGCCTGGATAGCACGACCACCATCGGCTTTCGCAACACCACCAGCCTGCCCAGTAGCAAGTCCAGGGAAAACGCTACCCTGCCGATGACCGTGGATGGCACTGTCTACCCCGCAGGCACCCTGATGCGGGCCTACGAGCACCTGGGCTCGGACAGCGTGCTGCATTTCAGCAACGAGCTGCAGCTGGCCCCCGATCTGTGGCTGACCAGTGGCCTGGCGTTGATCCATACCCGTCGTGAAGTGCAGGTGACCTGGCCGGCCAATGACGACAAACTCGACGAAAGCACCTGGGACTACGCGCCGCGCATCGGCCTGCGTTACCAGCTCAACCCCGAGGTGCAGCTGTACGGCAATATCAGCCGCTCGGTGGAACCGCCACATGCCTGGTCGATGATCTGGGGCTCACCACGACGCTTCAACGCACCGGACCAGCCGTACAACGCGCGGCAACGGGCACCGGTCTCGCTGGACAACCAGACCGCCACCACCTTCGAGCTTGGCGCCCGCGGCGACTCGGTCATTGGTGAATGGGATCTGGCCTACTACTACTCGCAGGTGCGCCACGAGCTGCTCACCGTCGAGATCGAGAACAACGTCTTCGCCGAATCCAACGCCAGCCCCACCGTGCACCAGGGCATCGAAGCCGGCCTGACCAGCCCGCTGTGGCAAGGCGGCGCGGCCGGCGCCCTGGCTCTGCGCCAGGCCTACACCTTCAGCGACTTCCACTACCGCGACGACGATGAATTCGGCGACAAACGCCTGCCGGGCCTACCGCGTCACTACTACCAGGCCGAGCTGCGCTACGACCACCCGAGCGGCTTTTACGCCGGCCTCAACACCCAGTACGCCTCCAAGGTCGCCGTGGACTACGCCAACTCTTACTACGCCGACGCCTACGCCACCTTCGGCGCCACCCTGGGCTACGCCTCGCCAAAGGACGACTGGCAAGCCTGGCTCGACCTGCGCAACCTGACCGACAAGCGCTATGCCGCTACCGTGACGCCGGGCTATAACGACAACGGCGCGGATGTAGCGCGCTCCACGCCTGGAGAAGGGTTTGGGGTGTATACGGGGGTTTCTTGGAGTTGGTTGTAA